One region of Edaphobacter bradus genomic DNA includes:
- a CDS encoding mobile mystery protein A has protein sequence MRGEFRNLRLKQLDRALEPYRTARKESRPSKGWIRAIRQALGVSSGDLARRLGTSRQLPLQLEKGEAEDRITLKSLRAAANALDCDLVYALVPRADSMQELIENRARVEAKNRVLGVEHSMALENQAVGRIDEAVEEETRRLVRKRTSR, from the coding sequence ATGCGCGGCGAATTCAGAAACCTTCGTCTAAAACAACTCGATCGTGCCTTGGAGCCTTACCGCACGGCGCGGAAGGAATCACGTCCGTCGAAGGGATGGATACGCGCTATTCGCCAAGCGCTCGGGGTCTCGTCGGGTGACCTGGCACGGAGGCTCGGGACGAGCCGCCAACTGCCGTTGCAATTAGAAAAGGGAGAGGCGGAGGACCGCATCACCTTGAAGAGCCTGCGCGCCGCAGCCAACGCGCTCGACTGCGATTTAGTCTATGCCCTCGTTCCACGGGCTGACAGTATGCAGGAACTCATCGAGAATCGCGCGCGCGTTGAGGCAAAAAATCGCGTTCTTGGAGTCGAACATTCCATGGCACTTGAGAATCAAGCGGTCGGACGAATTGACGAAGCGGTTGAAGAGGAGACACGGCGCCTCGTCAGAAAGCGCACATCCCGATGA
- a CDS encoding PDDEXK nuclease domain-containing protein, with amino-acid sequence MEDAVIPNDFAFVARQKRLRIGTEWYRVDLLFFHRRLRSLLILFCPQIPNTPLPIAT; translated from the coding sequence TTGGAGGACGCTGTCATCCCAAATGACTTCGCTTTCGTAGCTAGGCAGAAGCGTCTTCGCATCGGAACCGAATGGTATCGGGTCGATCTGTTGTTTTTCCACCGGCGGCTTCGATCCTTGTTGATTCTGTTCTGTCCCCAGATACCGAATACTCCACTGCCTATCGCAACGTAA
- a CDS encoding protein rep: MRHISAKANGVGRFFKVTCKCWDCPQCAPRKANKYRKAIGKAAEQHKLRTMLTLTLDPSKLSGQDSTRYIAEVFADFRIYMKRRLGVNPKYIRVIESQKNGNPHLHILLDCYLKQDWVSGAWSALGGGKIVDIRRVDMHRASHYLSKYLTKEMLMSAPKRTRRVTTSRTIKLNPKNDSDPTWTLLYMPIEILYKHYLCTANNVLYDVEGNVTAFESFVPME, encoded by the coding sequence TTGCGACACATTTCGGCCAAAGCGAATGGAGTTGGTCGTTTCTTCAAAGTGACATGTAAATGCTGGGATTGCCCTCAATGTGCTCCGCGTAAAGCGAATAAGTATCGCAAGGCGATTGGCAAGGCGGCGGAACAGCACAAGCTGAGAACGATGCTCACGCTGACCCTGGACCCATCGAAGCTTTCTGGCCAAGATTCGACACGTTACATCGCCGAAGTATTTGCGGACTTCCGAATCTACATGAAGCGCAGACTCGGCGTTAATCCAAAGTACATTCGCGTTATTGAGTCTCAAAAGAACGGCAATCCTCACCTTCACATCTTGCTGGATTGCTATCTCAAGCAAGATTGGGTATCGGGGGCGTGGTCCGCGTTGGGTGGAGGCAAGATCGTCGATATCCGACGCGTAGACATGCACCGCGCCTCGCATTATCTCTCCAAATACCTGACCAAAGAGATGCTCATGTCCGCACCGAAGCGGACTCGCCGGGTCACGACCTCGCGAACGATCAAGCTGAATCCGAAAAACGATAGTGATCCGACCTGGACATTGCTATATATGCCAATCGAAATTCTCTACAAACACTACCTGTGCACCGCCAACAACGTCCTCTATGACGTTGAAGGAAACGTAACCGCATTCGAATCGTTTGTCCCGATGGAATGA
- a CDS encoding tyrosine-type recombinase/integrase: MARRRFQTGSIRKRGKRHPIWELQWWADYLATDGKIGRKRESKILGNVADLSLKQAKKLAAEFLLPLNQGKLTPMATITFADFIERYFVPNALPTLKQSTRKRYQTTLNYHLKPAFGQKRLCDISTLDIQSFVLSKFDSGSGWEVCSHLRNLMSKVFACAKKWGHFAGDNPATGIDLPEKVEVREKNALTWEQCQRLLAVPPEPVRTMAQVGIHTGLRVGEILGLRWQDVDFLKGTIRIQQAAYRGSIGSPKTKGSKRTLPLPPPLAAALRRHYDASPQWDGLVFPTRTGMPFSDCTLLSRFIKPAGKQIGTPWLSWHTLRRTHATLLSHVGASPKEAQAQLGHAHMSTTMDIYTQPIPSHQRAAVERLSQLVTNGDGLAATQTEPPLGSMCIQ; encoded by the coding sequence TTGGCTCGCCGACGTTTTCAAACGGGAAGTATTCGTAAGCGTGGCAAGCGACACCCCATATGGGAGCTTCAATGGTGGGCGGATTACCTAGCAACGGATGGCAAGATCGGCCGCAAAAGGGAATCGAAGATTCTCGGGAACGTCGCGGACCTGTCTCTCAAGCAGGCGAAGAAGCTTGCTGCGGAGTTCTTGCTTCCGTTGAATCAGGGCAAGCTGACTCCGATGGCAACGATCACCTTCGCGGACTTTATCGAAAGGTATTTTGTCCCGAATGCGTTGCCAACGTTGAAGCAATCCACACGGAAACGCTATCAAACCACGCTCAACTATCACCTCAAACCTGCATTTGGTCAGAAACGTCTGTGCGATATCTCAACCCTCGATATCCAATCCTTCGTGCTCAGCAAATTCGATTCTGGTTCCGGATGGGAGGTCTGCAGCCATCTCCGCAACCTTATGTCGAAGGTCTTTGCCTGTGCGAAGAAGTGGGGACATTTCGCTGGGGACAATCCTGCAACCGGAATCGATTTACCGGAGAAGGTCGAAGTCCGCGAGAAAAACGCATTGACCTGGGAGCAGTGCCAACGGTTGTTGGCCGTGCCTCCGGAACCGGTTCGAACGATGGCGCAGGTCGGCATTCATACCGGCTTGCGCGTTGGGGAGATTCTCGGCCTGCGCTGGCAGGACGTGGATTTTCTCAAAGGGACCATTCGCATTCAACAGGCCGCCTATCGTGGCTCGATTGGATCGCCGAAGACCAAAGGCAGCAAACGCACCCTACCCCTACCACCACCCCTCGCGGCGGCTCTCCGACGTCATTACGACGCATCTCCGCAGTGGGATGGACTGGTATTTCCTACCCGTACGGGTATGCCCTTCAGCGACTGCACTCTGCTCTCCCGCTTCATCAAACCGGCGGGCAAGCAGATCGGGACTCCCTGGCTGAGCTGGCATACCCTCCGACGGACTCACGCAACCTTGCTCTCGCATGTGGGAGCCTCGCCCAAAGAGGCTCAGGCACAGCTAGGGCACGCACACATGTCCACGACCATGGACATCTACACCCAACCCATTCCCAGTCATCAACGCGCGGCAGTCGAAAGGTTGTCGCAATTGGTGACGAATGGTGACGGGTTGGCCGCAACACAGACCGAGCCGCCCCTGGGCTCCATGTGTATTCAATGA
- a CDS encoding Ig-like domain repeat protein yields the protein MKFVQSLKSSLNSLGGVARTYTGRQRRVAGERLFLFAGVWLAAFLGLATATASAQTAHAVGFITVPGFNSPYSVAMDARGNVFVAAFDGVKEIVAVNGQISSTSTVNPIGSGFNGPTGVAVDANGNVFVADYNNNAVKEIVAVNGQVSSSSTVNTIGSGFNQPSGVAVDASGNVFVVDSINKAVKEIVAVNGQVSSSSTVNTIASGFNFPFGVAVDASGNVFVADTNNNAVKEIVAVNGQVSSSSTVNTIGSGFSFPDGVAVDATGNVFVADRSNNAVKEIVAVNGQVSSSSTVNTIGGGFNAPFGVAVDATGNVFVADTFNGAVKEFVAGTQRFPATAFPATAVGSTSGALSVVFTFDTPGTLANTPYVVLTQGAQNLDFKAASTQATDACISGHAYNAGDSCSVSVTFTPTTPFLRKGAVQLMGSAGSPIATSPIFGTGTGPQVSFPNPTPNPAAVKTLGSGFNNPFGVAVDASGDVFVADTYNNAVKEIVAGNGQVNTIGSGFVHTFGVAVDSAGNVFVADDGNNVVKEIVAVNGQVSSSSTVNTITNIRSFNQPSGVAVDASGNVFVADTGNNLVKEIVAVNGQVSSSSTVNTIASGFSGPYGVAVDGSGNVFVADTGNNLVKEIVAVNGQVSSSSTVNTIASGFNGPYGVAVDGSGNVFVADTFGNAVKEIVAVNGQVSSSSTVITLGSGDARDVAVDGSGNVFVAYSSGVVKEIDNSDPPTLSFASTNVGSTSSDSPQSVTVANIGNATLNFPVPTAAGGYNPSVSSSFNYGNFSTCTQTSSQSGTAFTLAPGATCTVAINFIPATAGSISGSVVLTDDALNAVAPNYTTQTIALSGVGVLALNHFALTVPSTTTAGQNFQATVTAYSDSGTTVMTSYTGPVTQTSSDTNAVFSSVSWNNGVGTFTVTLKTAGAQTITVQALGTSSVSQTSNSITVGADIASSITVVSGSNQTAAIGTAFATPLKVEVLDQYSNPIGGAVVTFAAPASGASASLSTATCTTSTTAPIGLCSVLATANGTANSTAYTVSASTSGVSSAAQFLLTNDQAATTVTVTPSRTSLVYGQPVTINAAVSPTSAGGSSPSGALAFYDGPTTLLGNQTIASASAAVVVPAPSVGSHFYYAQYAGDSNFSNSARTAAVSAVSVSKAASTLTGPATQPVSVASGQTGSIAITVTGQFSGAGIAVPSGTIGYLVSGNAFASGTASISNGSASISVPNTVAPGTYTVTVGYVGDSNYNAANSITISLQVAKITPVVTFAQPGPISYGTALGSLLNATAAAGSTSLTANGTTTFTATVNGGSTQTVTSTTILPPGTYTLTATWAPNSSYSNTYNSASQTATLVVNQAALSITAKDATKVYGTANPAFTGSITGALNGDSFTETFSTTVTTGSPVGAYAIVPSATGTNLSNYSVSAANGTLTVTQAGSAVALAGSNPNGNLNAALILTATVTSTTTGNPTGSVQFMDGSAILGSGTINNAGVATYTTSALTAGSHSIRAVYSGDANFTGSNSVAYSETVTAPDFSLTANPSTLTLKAGQSGLVTFTFTPVGGFTGTVNFACSGLPVDASCTFTPSSLTGDGSNTVQTSKLSITTEGSNSGTVSMNRGSGSGGAAMASIFALPGLLFGGLLAWQRKKLRGTHRLLVAMLALTMTLAGIVGCASQPTTPQGTSQVTVTATAMRTGGTASSHSATFTLTVTH from the coding sequence ATGAAATTCGTGCAATCTCTCAAGTCCTCTCTCAACTCCCTGGGAGGCGTGGCCCGGACCTATACGGGTCGACAGCGGCGTGTTGCAGGCGAACGTTTGTTCTTGTTCGCCGGAGTTTGGCTTGCCGCCTTTTTGGGGCTGGCGACAGCGACGGCCTCCGCGCAGACCGCCCATGCCGTTGGATTCATCACCGTTCCCGGCTTTAATTCTCCCTATAGCGTGGCGATGGACGCCAGGGGCAACGTCTTCGTGGCAGCCTTCGACGGGGTGAAGGAGATTGTGGCGGTCAACGGCCAAATATCTTCTACCTCCACGGTGAACCCGATCGGCAGCGGCTTTAATGGCCCCACCGGCGTGGCAGTGGACGCTAATGGCAATGTGTTTGTGGCGGACTACAACAACAATGCGGTGAAGGAGATTGTGGCGGTCAACGGCCAGGTCTCATCCAGCTCCACGGTGAACACGATCGGCAGCGGCTTTAATCAGCCCAGCGGCGTGGCGGTGGACGCCAGTGGCAACGTTTTCGTAGTAGATAGTATAAACAAAGCGGTGAAGGAGATCGTGGCGGTCAATGGCCAGGTCTCATCCAGTTCCACGGTGAACACGATCGCCAGCGGTTTTAACTTCCCCTTTGGTGTGGCGGTGGACGCCAGTGGCAATGTCTTCGTAGCGGATACTAACAACAATGCGGTGAAGGAGATTGTGGCGGTCAACGGCCAGGTCTCATCCAGCTCTACGGTAAACACGATTGGCAGCGGCTTTAGTTTTCCCGATGGTGTGGCGGTGGACGCCACCGGCAACGTCTTCGTGGCGGATCGCAGCAACAACGCGGTGAAGGAGATCGTGGCGGTCAATGGCCAGGTCTCTTCCAGCTCCACAGTGAACACGATTGGCGGCGGCTTTAATGCCCCCTTTGGTGTGGCGGTGGACGCCACCGGCAACGTCTTCGTAGCGGATACCTTCAACGGTGCGGTGAAGGAGTTTGTGGCCGGAACGCAACGGTTCCCGGCGACGGCGTTCCCCGCGACGGCGGTCGGCAGCACGAGCGGCGCGCTCTCCGTGGTCTTTACCTTCGACACCCCAGGCACCCTGGCAAATACTCCCTACGTGGTGCTGACGCAGGGAGCTCAGAACCTGGACTTCAAGGCAGCATCGACCCAGGCCACGGATGCCTGCATCTCCGGACATGCCTATAACGCAGGCGACAGCTGCTCAGTAAGCGTCACATTTACTCCCACCACGCCCTTCCTTCGGAAGGGAGCAGTGCAACTGATGGGCTCGGCAGGAAGCCCGATCGCAACCTCCCCCATTTTTGGCACGGGGACTGGGCCGCAGGTGAGCTTTCCAAATCCGACCCCAAATCCGGCCGCAGTGAAGACGCTCGGCAGCGGCTTTAATAATCCCTTTGGCGTGGCGGTGGACGCCAGCGGTGACGTCTTTGTGGCCGATACTTACAACAATGCGGTGAAGGAGATTGTGGCGGGCAACGGCCAGGTGAACACGATTGGCAGCGGCTTTGTACACACCTTTGGTGTGGCGGTGGACTCCGCCGGCAACGTCTTCGTGGCGGATGATGGCAACAATGTGGTGAAGGAGATTGTGGCGGTCAATGGCCAGGTTTCATCCAGCTCTACGGTAAACACGATCACCAACATCAGAAGCTTTAATCAGCCCTCTGGTGTGGCGGTGGACGCCAGTGGCAACGTCTTCGTGGCGGATACTGGCAACAACTTGGTGAAGGAGATCGTGGCGGTCAACGGCCAGGTCTCATCCAGCTCCACGGTGAACACGATTGCCAGCGGCTTTAGTGGTCCCTATGGCGTGGCGGTGGACGGCAGCGGCAACGTCTTCGTGGCGGATACTGGCAACAACTTGGTGAAGGAGATCGTGGCGGTCAACGGCCAGGTCTCATCCAGCTCCACGGTGAACACGATCGCCAGCGGCTTTAATGGTCCCTATGGCGTGGCGGTGGACGGCAGCGGCAACGTCTTCGTAGCGGATACTTTCGGCAATGCGGTGAAGGAGATCGTGGCGGTCAACGGCCAGGTCTCATCCAGCTCCACGGTGATCACGCTCGGCAGTGGCGACGCCAGGGATGTGGCGGTGGACGGCAGCGGCAACGTCTTCGTAGCGTATAGTAGCGGTGTAGTGAAGGAGATCGACAACAGCGATCCTCCGACTCTCTCCTTTGCATCGACCAACGTTGGCTCGACGAGCTCCGACAGTCCACAGTCTGTCACAGTCGCCAACATCGGCAACGCGACACTCAACTTCCCGGTTCCCACGGCAGCCGGCGGTTACAACCCGAGCGTCTCGTCCAGCTTCAACTACGGCAACTTCTCCACATGCACGCAGACGTCCTCGCAAAGCGGAACGGCGTTCACGCTCGCCCCAGGCGCGACCTGCACTGTGGCGATTAACTTCATTCCGGCAACGGCAGGCAGCATCTCGGGCAGTGTTGTGCTGACTGACGATGCGCTGAACGCTGTAGCCCCGAATTACACCACGCAAACCATTGCGCTGAGCGGCGTCGGAGTTCTAGCCCTGAACCATTTTGCTCTCACGGTGCCTTCCACGACGACGGCGGGCCAGAACTTCCAGGCCACGGTGACGGCCTACTCGGATTCCGGCACAACCGTGATGACGAGCTATACAGGACCAGTCACTCAGACCTCGTCGGATACGAATGCGGTCTTCTCCTCAGTGAGCTGGAACAACGGGGTCGGGACGTTCACGGTGACCCTGAAGACGGCAGGCGCGCAAACGATCACAGTGCAGGCTCTCGGCACCAGCAGCGTCAGCCAGACAAGCAACAGCATTACGGTTGGCGCGGATATTGCCTCCAGCATCACGGTTGTATCGGGCAGCAATCAGACCGCTGCCATTGGCACAGCCTTCGCGACTCCGCTGAAGGTGGAGGTGCTTGATCAGTATTCGAATCCAATCGGCGGAGCAGTAGTGACGTTTGCTGCGCCGGCCTCCGGTGCCAGCGCCAGCCTTTCCACAGCGACCTGCACCACGTCAACCACGGCGCCGATCGGCCTTTGCTCGGTGTTGGCAACCGCCAACGGAACGGCGAACTCAACGGCCTATACCGTCAGCGCTTCGACTAGCGGTGTGAGCAGTGCAGCGCAGTTCCTGCTGACGAATGATCAGGCGGCAACCACAGTAACAGTTACGCCGAGCAGGACGTCGCTTGTTTACGGACAACCTGTGACTATCAATGCGGCGGTCTCGCCGACTTCCGCAGGAGGATCGTCACCGAGCGGAGCCCTGGCCTTCTATGACGGCCCGACCACCCTTCTTGGCAACCAGACGATCGCTAGCGCCTCTGCTGCCGTCGTCGTGCCGGCGCCTTCGGTAGGCTCGCACTTCTACTATGCGCAGTATGCGGGCGACAGCAACTTTTCGAACAGCGCAAGGACAGCGGCAGTCTCGGCTGTTTCAGTGAGCAAAGCGGCGTCAACGCTGACCGGTCCCGCAACGCAGCCCGTTTCAGTGGCGAGCGGGCAGACGGGTTCGATCGCGATCACCGTGACCGGGCAGTTCAGCGGAGCCGGGATTGCTGTTCCCAGTGGAACCATCGGCTACTTGGTGAGCGGGAATGCGTTCGCTTCGGGGACTGCGAGTATCAGCAATGGGTCGGCTTCGATTTCTGTGCCGAATACGGTTGCTCCAGGCACTTATACAGTGACGGTCGGCTACGTAGGCGATTCGAACTACAACGCAGCCAACTCGATCACGATATCGCTGCAGGTAGCTAAGATCACGCCGGTGGTGACCTTCGCGCAACCCGGGCCAATCTCGTACGGCACCGCACTCGGATCGCTGCTCAATGCCACCGCGGCAGCCGGATCGACTTCGCTGACAGCAAACGGAACGACGACCTTCACTGCAACGGTGAACGGTGGCAGCACGCAAACCGTCACCAGCACGACGATTCTTCCGCCAGGTACTTACACCCTAACCGCAACCTGGGCACCGAACAGCAGCTACAGTAACACCTATAATTCGGCTTCGCAGACTGCGACGCTCGTAGTAAATCAGGCGGCGCTGTCGATTACCGCGAAAGATGCAACGAAGGTCTACGGGACTGCCAATCCCGCATTCACGGGCTCGATCACCGGCGCGCTGAACGGGGATAGTTTCACCGAGACCTTCTCCACCACGGTGACTACAGGCAGCCCTGTGGGCGCCTACGCAATAGTTCCAAGCGCGACGGGCACGAATCTAAGCAACTACTCCGTCTCAGCCGCGAACGGAACTCTGACCGTGACACAGGCGGGCAGTGCGGTGGCGCTTGCAGGCTCCAATCCGAACGGGAACCTGAATGCCGCTCTCATCCTTACCGCGACCGTGACCAGCACGACAACCGGCAATCCAACCGGCTCCGTGCAGTTCATGGACGGATCGGCAATCCTGGGCTCGGGGACCATCAATAATGCGGGAGTAGCAACCTACACCACGAGTGCACTGACCGCCGGCTCCCATTCGATCCGAGCTGTATACAGTGGGGACGCGAATTTCACCGGCTCGAACTCCGTCGCTTACTCTGAGACTGTAACCGCGCCGGATTTCTCGCTCACGGCGAATCCCTCGACCCTCACCCTCAAGGCCGGACAGAGCGGTCTGGTAACCTTCACCTTCACTCCGGTTGGTGGCTTCACGGGCACTGTGAACTTCGCCTGCTCGGGACTTCCCGTGGATGCCTCGTGCACCTTCACTCCATCTTCTCTGACCGGGGATGGATCGAACACGGTGCAGACTTCGAAGCTGTCGATCACGACGGAGGGCTCGAACTCGGGCACGGTGTCGATGAATCGCGGCTCGGGCTCCGGCGGGGCGGCGATGGCGAGTATCTTCGCGTTGCCGGGACTGCTCTTCGGAGGACTTCTGGCCTGGCAGCGGAAGAAGCTGAGAGGTACACATCGTCTGCTCGTAGCGATGCTGGCCTTGACCATGACCCTCGCCGGTATTGTGGGTTGCGCCAGCCAGCCAACCACGCCGCAGGGTACGTCACAGGTGACCGTTACTGCCACAGCCATGAGAACTGGCGGCACTGCATCCTCGCATTCCGCCACCTTCACATTGACGGTAACGCATTAG
- a CDS encoding enoyl-CoA hydratase/isomerase family protein encodes MLIVQLHTNGGPCVMTAQTHTEFVDAFYRISQDRANKIVLLTGAGGDFIIGVEWSSFSNVADPGVWSQIHDEGVQALENIANIRVPVIAAIEGRAHIHSDYALLANVIVAAEGATFQDVGHYAAGVAPGDGIFTTWSYRAGAGRVEAFLLNPYPLPAHTAQEWGVVAEVVPNGKALSRARELAELYLKAPEVTRRNTRVHFIQPLKERLVREVGYGLSLEGASAADLIKLRQAKA; translated from the coding sequence GTGCTGATTGTTCAACTCCACACCAACGGCGGGCCGTGCGTTATGACGGCACAAACTCACACGGAGTTTGTCGACGCCTTCTACCGGATTTCTCAAGATCGAGCGAATAAAATCGTGCTCCTGACAGGAGCAGGCGGCGACTTCATCATAGGCGTCGAATGGTCATCTTTCAGCAATGTCGCCGATCCCGGTGTCTGGAGCCAGATTCACGACGAAGGCGTTCAGGCTTTGGAAAACATAGCCAACATACGTGTGCCGGTCATCGCGGCTATCGAGGGGCGCGCACATATTCACTCCGATTACGCGCTGCTCGCCAATGTGATTGTGGCTGCCGAGGGGGCGACCTTCCAGGATGTGGGCCATTATGCCGCTGGCGTTGCACCCGGTGACGGCATCTTTACCACTTGGAGTTATCGCGCCGGTGCAGGACGCGTCGAGGCGTTCCTGCTCAATCCATATCCGCTGCCGGCGCATACCGCACAGGAGTGGGGAGTCGTTGCCGAAGTTGTGCCAAACGGTAAAGCGCTAAGCCGCGCGCGCGAACTAGCAGAGCTGTACTTGAAGGCTCCGGAGGTGACGCGCCGCAACACCCGGGTCCACTTCATTCAACCCCTGAAGGAGCGCCTCGTCCGGGAGGTCGGCTACGGACTTTCCCTTGAAGGCGCGTCAGCCGCGGATCTCATCAAATTGAGGCAGGCCAAGGCTTAG
- a CDS encoding SIR2 family NAD-dependent protein deacylase: MIWLSPSLHRRPTLTYFSCAKTPDLTLYNKILHEQFNSPITNEIYKQFIEGLKKIAPLQIVTTNVDLCLEQNLHTRDVIEHTDLERCADSLNSRTPFIAKLHGSVSSIASTVFGKSDYQKIVGSNDYLAVVRTIFSTASVVFLGYGLQDEYVLNLLAENEGNHLLFGNGPHFLVTTASGPPEKGVYRIGYKIAQHPDHRAALTVLNFIEQAISSPVLEAIFASDDQKQQKSESGFFISSFWPSGTHLSGHVLELGNPQQNKLNAIVGLGFVEGELRSSETVAFHDLAVGLTCFDRVFLPLESLALLHDRATSEVFWALMASGAIKFVDLICQPFFLSTPESLIGDVGVFRAQDPELVETRSSMSLVRKMLRPMPGKEAEGDKLIEGLASKIVVFDDSERLNLPGMVRDALLLPRVSQLLGYSDYAETNKIPRWLAFPTLRFAHLVQTGLICNQLNIGASRVPFGGVSLLSAAFVIKPSEQSVFDYAGFVMAGVFGSNLSEYLEKNPGLFLSLLKFRESTEGEALRREFQTVWIQMTAPNFRPA, from the coding sequence ATGATCTGGCTAAGTCCATCATTGCATCGAAGGCCTACCCTGACTTATTTCAGTTGTGCAAAGACGCCGGACCTTACCCTTTACAACAAGATTTTGCACGAGCAGTTCAACTCCCCGATCACTAACGAAATCTATAAGCAGTTTATCGAAGGCCTCAAAAAGATCGCGCCTTTACAGATCGTAACGACAAACGTGGATCTTTGCCTGGAGCAGAACCTTCACACGAGAGATGTCATCGAACACACAGACTTGGAAAGGTGCGCCGATTCCCTCAACAGCCGGACACCGTTCATCGCAAAACTGCACGGGTCGGTGTCTTCGATTGCATCGACTGTTTTCGGGAAGTCGGACTATCAAAAGATTGTCGGTTCCAATGACTATCTGGCAGTGGTGAGGACTATATTTTCTACCGCCTCTGTTGTGTTTCTCGGATACGGTCTGCAAGACGAATATGTGTTAAATCTGCTTGCAGAGAACGAAGGCAACCATCTCCTATTCGGCAACGGTCCTCACTTCCTCGTTACAACTGCGTCTGGTCCACCAGAAAAGGGAGTCTATCGCATCGGCTATAAGATCGCCCAGCACCCGGATCACCGGGCGGCGCTCACCGTTCTGAACTTCATTGAACAGGCGATAAGCAGCCCCGTTTTGGAAGCTATATTTGCTTCAGACGATCAGAAACAGCAGAAAAGTGAATCTGGATTCTTTATCAGCTCTTTTTGGCCATCAGGTACACACCTCTCAGGGCATGTACTGGAGTTGGGCAACCCTCAACAAAATAAGCTCAATGCAATTGTTGGTCTTGGTTTCGTAGAGGGCGAACTCCGCAGTAGCGAAACCGTCGCCTTTCACGATCTTGCTGTGGGGTTGACTTGCTTTGACCGCGTATTTCTACCGTTGGAATCATTGGCCCTGCTGCACGATCGCGCAACGTCCGAAGTTTTTTGGGCACTTATGGCCAGTGGCGCAATCAAGTTCGTAGATTTAATTTGTCAGCCTTTCTTCCTCTCTACACCAGAGAGCCTAATTGGAGATGTTGGTGTTTTTCGCGCCCAAGACCCCGAACTGGTGGAAACACGCTCCTCCATGAGCCTTGTCAGAAAAATGTTGAGGCCCATGCCGGGGAAGGAAGCAGAGGGCGACAAGCTGATAGAGGGATTGGCATCGAAAATTGTCGTATTTGACGACTCCGAAAGGCTGAATCTTCCTGGAATGGTGCGAGATGCCCTGCTGCTGCCTCGTGTGTCGCAACTTCTTGGGTACTCAGATTACGCCGAAACAAACAAGATCCCTCGTTGGCTTGCGTTCCCAACCTTGAGATTTGCTCATCTGGTGCAGACAGGCTTGATTTGTAATCAGTTAAACATCGGTGCTTCACGAGTGCCATTCGGGGGTGTCTCGCTATTGAGTGCTGCATTTGTTATCAAGCCCTCTGAACAGTCGGTGTTTGATTACGCAGGGTTTGTGATGGCTGGAGTTTTCGGGTCAAATCTGAGTGAATATCTCGAAAAGAACCCTGGATTGTTTCTGAGTCTTCTCAAGTTCCGCGAATCGACCGAGGGTGAGGCATTGAGACGGGAGTTTCAGACCGTCTGGATACAAATGACGGCACCGAATTTTCGTCCAGCGTAG
- a CDS encoding transposase — protein MDFNAFATIGDRVEPDTRVWSLTLPRPSPCSGIADRGYDSRQIFAHAQNMGAIVVIPSKINRRQQRQHDQNLYKLRNRIERCFNQSTADSLRCSRNDDGFGHDNLSNNYFREPSASFWPKLLSAPFWQRCALMTPTKAAVLNLRFRRQAKPWPASI, from the coding sequence ATTGACTTTAACGCTTTTGCGACAATTGGTGACCGCGTAGAACCGGACACCAGAGTTTGGAGTCTTACCCTACCCAGGCCATCTCCCTGCTCGGGCATCGCCGATCGCGGCTACGACAGTCGCCAGATCTTCGCCCATGCACAGAACATGGGAGCCATCGTCGTCATCCCCTCCAAGATCAACCGCAGACAGCAACGGCAACACGACCAGAACCTCTACAAACTCCGCAACCGTATCGAACGCTGCTTCAACCAAAGCACGGCCGATTCCCTTAGATGCTCCCGTAATGACGATGGATTTGGTCATGATAACCTTTCAAATAATTACTTTCGAGAACCTTCAGCGTCGTTCTGGCCGAAGCTCTTGTCGGCGCCTTTTTGGCAACGTTGTGCATTGATGACGCCGACAAAAGCAGCGGTACTAAACCTTCGATTTCGTAGACAGGCTAAGCCTTGGCCTGCCTCAATTTGA
- a CDS encoding mobile mystery protein B has product MRGTPEHPRSGCMGVRSAQLESTRPILRNLRQRTAPAHVRPDWKWAGVYRTTEKNIGIPHYQIRDALPALLGDVRYWVEHQTCEPDELAVRFHYRLVWIHPFANGNGRHARLMADVVVQRLGRPAFTWGNADIVKAGDFRRSYIDSLRAADKNDIQPLVAFARS; this is encoded by the coding sequence ATGAGGGGAACGCCAGAACATCCTCGAAGCGGCTGCATGGGCGTTCGATCCGCGCAACTTGAATCGACAAGACCCATTCTCCGAAACCTACGTCAGAGAACTGCACCTGCGCATGTTCGACCAGACTGGAAGTGGGCAGGGGTCTACCGCACTACGGAAAAGAACATTGGCATACCTCACTACCAAATCCGCGACGCGCTGCCGGCTTTGCTGGGCGACGTGCGCTATTGGGTAGAACATCAGACCTGCGAACCAGACGAGCTTGCTGTTCGGTTTCACTATAGGCTCGTGTGGATTCACCCGTTCGCAAACGGGAACGGTCGTCATGCCCGGCTCATGGCGGATGTTGTCGTGCAGCGATTGGGTAGGCCAGCGTTTACATGGGGGAACGCAGACATCGTGAAAGCCGGTGACTTCCGGCGCAGTTACATCGACTCTCTTCGCGCTGCCGATAAGAATGATATTCAACCCCTGGTGGCCTTTGCTCGCTCATGA